The following proteins are co-located in the Silene latifolia isolate original U9 population chromosome 1, ASM4854445v1, whole genome shotgun sequence genome:
- the LOC141612738 gene encoding uncharacterized protein LOC141612738, whose translation MALLNLCPIQNVNICSFTRTHLTPFNVRLFSSQIGSFCWRPLLVEAKMRKRANTRTESPKIRNRRLRKKYNGTPTKPRLSVFCSDKQLYAMLVDDENKKCLFYGSTLQKYLRTDTDMNTAEVAKAVGEEVVKAAMKLNICEISSYDRNGSAHSERMRAFEIAIYEHGFLPLQ comes from the exons ATGGCTCTTTTGAATCTCTGTCCAATACAAAATGTCAACATTTGTTCATTCACTAGGACTCATTTGACGCCGTTTAATGTTCGTTTGTTTTCGTCACAAATTGGAA GTTTTTGTTGGAGGCCATTGCTAGTTGAAGCGAAGATGAGGAAAAGGGCTAATACTCGGACTGAAAGCCCAAAAATACGAAACAGAAGATTGCGGAAAAAG TATAATGGTACTCCAACCAAGCCAAGACTTTCAGTATTCTGTTCAGATAAACAATTGTATGCAATGTTGGTTGATGATGAGAATAAGAAATGTTTGTTTTACGGAAGCACTCTGCAGAAATATCTCCGCACTGATACCGATATGAATACAGCG GAAGTTGCAAAAGCAGTTGGAGAAGAGGTGGTTAAAGCAGCAATGAAGCTCAACATCTGTGAAATATCATCTTACGATCGCAATGGCTCTGCTCATAGTGAAAGGATGAGAGCTTTTGAAATTGCCATTTATGAACAT